Within the Spirochaetota bacterium genome, the region GTATCCGTTCCCCAAGTGATTCGATAATTTCATCCCCTTCTTTAATCGGATAGAAATCTATGCCAATAGTCGTGCCACAATCCTCCATTGTGACAACAACGTCTTGTGCAATATCAACCAATCTCCTTGTAAGGTATCCTGCATCCGCAGTCTTTAGGGCTGTATCTGCGAGCCCCTTTCTTGCTCCATTTGTAGAGATAAAATATTCAAGTACTGTTAAACCCTCTTTAAAATTCGCTCGAATCGGGATATCAATAATCTCACCAGTGGGTTTCGCCATCAGACCACGCATTCCAGCTAATTGGTTTATCTGCTGCTTGCTGCCCCTGGCTCCAGATTCAGTCATAACAAAAATCGGATTAAGGCCATTATGATCTTTAGATAGTTCGTTAAACATGCTATCAGAAATTATTTTATTGGTATTGGTCCATACATTGATAACCCGATTATATCTCTCATCATCAGTAATAAAACCATTCCTGTACTCATTCTCAATCTCTTCAACTTTACTATTAGCCTCATCAATGATTCGATCCTTTTCAGGAGGGACAACAATATCAGAGATAGATATCGTCGGCGCAAATTGTGTCGCATATCTATAACCCGCCTCCTTAATATCATCAAGTACCTTCGCTGTGATCATGGGACCATACTTACTGAATACATCTGAAATAATCTTGGATAGCTCTTTATCATTTAGAGTCATATTGATAAAGGGGTATCCCTCAGGCAATAGATTATTAAACATCAAACGGCCACCTGTTGTATCAATGAACTCATCATTTATTAGATATTTTATCCTTGTGCTGACACCAATCTGTCCATAATCTATGGCTCTAATCACCTCAGCAATATCGTTAAAGTGCTTCAGTGAAGCATCATTGTTCTCAATCTCTGAAGTTAGATAGCGCATACCCAACACTATATCTTGGGTTGGTGTAACGATGGGTTGTCCGTTAGCAGGCGAAAGGAGATTGTTTGTTGACAGCATTAGAGTCCAACATTCAATCTGAGCCTGTGGGGAAAGGGGTACATGCACTGCCATCTGATCACCATCAAAATCAGCATTGTAGGCATGACATACTAAAGGATGTAGTTTTAAGGCCTTTCCTTCAACAAGAACCGGCTCAAAGGCTTGAATTCCCAATCTGTGTAAGGTAGGGGCTCTGTTCAGTAGAACCGGATGTTCAGAAATAACCTCTTCAAGTACCTCCCAAACCTCAGATCTCTCGCTCTCAATCATCTTCTTCGCTGATTTGATATTCTGGGAATAATCATTCTCAACCAATCTCTTCATTATAAAAGGCTTGAACAATTCAATAGCCATCTTTTTCGGCAAACCACATTGATAAAGCTTTAATTCAGGCCCAATGACAATAACAGATCTTCCTGAATAATCAACCCGTTTGCCAAGGAGGTTCTGACGAAACCGCCCTTGCTTACCCTTCAACATATCACTCAGAGATTTCAATGGACGATTTCCCTTACCCTTAACCGCCCTCTTCCTTCTGCTATTATCAAAGATTGCATCAACAGCATCCTGCAGCATCCTCTTCTCATTCCTGACGATGATCTCTGGTGCGCGCAACATTAGGAGTCTCTTCAATCGATTGTTCCTATTGATTACTCGCCTATATAGATCATTAAGGTCTGAGGTTGCGAACCTTCTTCCATCAAGCTGCACCATTGGCCTTAGCTCTGGTGGAATTACTGGTATAACATCAAGAATCATCCATTCAGGTTTATTTCCAGAATCCCTGAAGGCCTCTATAATCTCTAATCTCTTAATTAACCTCTTGTCTACCTTTGATGCTTTATCCAGGATATCCTCTCGAAGAATCCTCGCTTCATCATCAAGATCGATTCTCCTCAATAAATCCTTTACTGCCTGAGCGCCAATATCAGCAACAAAGGTGTCACCCTCATTCTCATAATAGTAATTATATGCATCCTCATCAATCAATTCGCCTGTCTTCAAATCCGTATTACCTGGCTCAATTACAATATACCTCTCATAATATAGCACCGACTTTAGTGCATTGACAGATAGATCGAGAAGGAGTCCAATTCTAGAAGGAACTGACATATAATACCAAATATGAGCCACTGGAGTGGCAAGTTCAATGTGCCCCCCCCTCTCTCTTCTAACCTTATAATGAGTGACCTCAACACCACATCTATCACATACTACACCCTTATATCTTATAGATTTAAACTTGCCACAATAGCATTCCCATTCTTTAGTTGTCCCAAATATCCTTTCACAGAACAAACCATCCCGTTCAGGCTTCAATGTCCTATAGTTTATGGTTTCAGGCCTTTTAATCTCACCATAAGACCATTCCCTTATCTTGTCAGGCGATGCAAGCTTAATACGTATTATGCTAAAATCGTTAAAGTCCCTCATCTTTTCCCCTTTTATTCACTTATTGAAATAATAATAAACATATATTAAAAAAAGAAATCTTTCATCTCATCCGACGACTTTAACCCACTAGAATGCTTTACAACAATAATCCACTTATACATCAAACTGTATTTTTCTCCTTGGTCTGTTAATGCCCCCACTCCACTCTGACAGATTGAT harbors:
- the rpoC gene encoding DNA-directed RNA polymerase subunit beta', whose translation is MRDFNDFSIIRIKLASPDKIREWSYGEIKRPETINYRTLKPERDGLFCERIFGTTKEWECYCGKFKSIRYKGVVCDRCGVEVTHYKVRRERGGHIELATPVAHIWYYMSVPSRIGLLLDLSVNALKSVLYYERYIVIEPGNTDLKTGELIDEDAYNYYYENEGDTFVADIGAQAVKDLLRRIDLDDEARILREDILDKASKVDKRLIKRLEIIEAFRDSGNKPEWMILDVIPVIPPELRPMVQLDGRRFATSDLNDLYRRVINRNNRLKRLLMLRAPEIIVRNEKRMLQDAVDAIFDNSRRKRAVKGKGNRPLKSLSDMLKGKQGRFRQNLLGKRVDYSGRSVIVIGPELKLYQCGLPKKMAIELFKPFIMKRLVENDYSQNIKSAKKMIESERSEVWEVLEEVISEHPVLLNRAPTLHRLGIQAFEPVLVEGKALKLHPLVCHAYNADFDGDQMAVHVPLSPQAQIECWTLMLSTNNLLSPANGQPIVTPTQDIVLGMRYLTSEIENNDASLKHFNDIAEVIRAIDYGQIGVSTRIKYLINDEFIDTTGGRLMFNNLLPEGYPFINMTLNDKELSKIISDVFSKYGPMITAKVLDDIKEAGYRYATQFAPTISISDIVVPPEKDRIIDEANSKVEEIENEYRNGFITDDERYNRVINVWTNTNKIISDSMFNELSKDHNGLNPIFVMTESGARGSKQQINQLAGMRGLMAKPTGEIIDIPIRANFKEGLTVLEYFISTNGARKGLADTALKTADAGYLTRRLVDIAQDVVVTMEDCGTTIGIDFYPIKEGDEIIESLGERILGRTLLYDLIHPVSGEVICQSDEIVNEGVSAVIDELNIDSIEIRSVLTCEARYGVCIKCYGRNLANAKSVDIGEAVGIIAAQSIGQPGTQLTMRTFHIGGIASSSFEENEIKLNYPVYVKDITFRTIRTEDKKTISVRRGYLLIQRVINEFNIMDDAELLVEDGEKIYRGSSIVRSADGEVVETANSGIVKVDKRKIYLLGDTHSIPINVGTEVYAKAGKFYDRNIVLASFDPWLEPIITEISGQVEFIDIELNKTLREEVDPQTSVVERTIVEYKVEKLQPRINIYSQGSEEPTTYLMPKGAYLMVTDKDKVKSGVVLAKIPREAARTKDITGGLPRVAELFEARSPRDAATLSELDGEVKIGDTIKNKRKVIVQAEDGVTKEYSIPASRFLRVQDRDWIYKGEKIDGGPIDPHDILRIKGPKELQKFLVNEIQEVYRLQGVGINDKHIETIVRQMLRKVKITDPGDTFFVIEKIVDKFDFIHENKRVISEGGKAATAVPILIGITKAALNTDSFISAASFQETTRVLTDAAIKGKVDHLHGLKENVIIGHLIPAGTGIQKYRSINIYQDSPGDLDGIIQEETEEIKEVALLNKSS